A DNA window from Mycolicibacter terrae contains the following coding sequences:
- a CDS encoding cytochrome P450 — protein MESQVDGAATTLDKPAGFIRDPYPYFEVKRREAGIFPGTVMDYSKTPDSLRPKTSFAAVSFEAVNQVFREADSFNSRIYDMTIGLFLGPTILAMEGEPHRKHRNLVSSAFKRKSLVHWEPDVVRPVCNALIDEFIDAGTADLVAGFTFEFPTRVISKLLGLPEEDLPWFRQRAIELISYTVNYERAFSASAALKDYFLDQMDRRKSHPTADIIGDLVTAEIDGEKLSDEAIYSFLRLLLPAGLETTYRATSNLLYLLLTHPDQFAAVRADHDLIGPAIEEGLRYETPLTTVQRTAIRDTEVAGVPIPAGAVVDVCIGSANRDETRWERSEQFDISRKWIPHITFAAGEHTCMGLHLARMEMRVAMERLLGRLGDITLVTDDNTHIYGQPFRSPRSLPVMFTSK, from the coding sequence GTGGAGAGCCAGGTTGACGGCGCCGCCACCACACTCGACAAGCCGGCCGGCTTCATCCGGGACCCGTACCCGTACTTCGAGGTCAAGCGCCGCGAGGCGGGCATCTTCCCCGGAACGGTCATGGACTACTCCAAGACCCCGGACTCCCTGCGACCGAAGACGTCGTTCGCCGCTGTCTCTTTTGAAGCAGTCAACCAGGTGTTCCGCGAGGCGGATTCCTTCAACTCGCGCATCTACGACATGACGATCGGGCTGTTCCTGGGGCCCACCATCCTGGCGATGGAGGGTGAGCCGCACCGCAAACACCGCAACCTGGTGTCCTCGGCCTTCAAGCGGAAATCGTTGGTGCACTGGGAACCGGACGTGGTGCGGCCCGTCTGTAACGCCCTGATCGATGAGTTCATCGACGCCGGAACCGCGGATCTGGTGGCCGGGTTCACCTTCGAGTTCCCCACCCGCGTCATCTCCAAGTTGCTGGGCCTTCCCGAAGAGGACCTACCGTGGTTTCGGCAGCGAGCGATCGAGCTGATCAGCTACACCGTCAATTACGAGCGTGCGTTCAGCGCGTCCGCGGCGTTGAAGGACTACTTTCTCGACCAGATGGACAGACGCAAATCGCACCCGACCGCAGATATCATCGGCGATCTGGTCACTGCCGAGATCGACGGCGAGAAGTTGAGCGACGAGGCGATCTACTCGTTCCTGCGGCTGCTGCTGCCGGCCGGGCTGGAGACCACCTATCGGGCCACCAGCAACCTGCTCTATCTGCTGCTGACCCATCCCGACCAGTTCGCCGCCGTACGGGCCGACCACGACCTGATCGGCCCCGCCATCGAGGAGGGGCTGCGCTACGAAACCCCGCTGACCACCGTGCAGCGCACCGCGATCCGCGACACCGAGGTCGCCGGTGTGCCGATTCCGGCCGGCGCCGTCGTCGATGTGTGCATCGGGTCGGCCAACCGGGACGAGACCCGGTGGGAGCGTTCGGAGCAGTTCGACATCTCCCGCAAATGGATTCCGCACATCACGTTCGCCGCCGGCGAGCACACCTGCATGGGCCTGCATCTGGCCCGCATGGAGATGCGCGTTGCGATGGAGCGCCTGCTGGGCCGGCTCGGCGACATCACTCTGGTGACCGACGACAACACGCACATCTACGGCCAACCGTTCCGCTCGCCGCGGTCGCTGCCGGTGATGTTCACCAGCAAGTGA
- a CDS encoding cytochrome P450, which produces MTLSSPASPPTSPRPYHRLDISDPAFWGNDFRSRDESFATLRGEPGLSWHRPIPAVFPHEETGYWAATRHADVKFVSQHEELFCSSEGVSVDPMPAEIQRNMTFFLAMDPPEHTRYRKLISSGFTPRQVRRIEEQIKTNARSIVDDLLEQLHTGNQIDFVASCSGQLPMRTISDMIGIDPADQQKVAYAAECLFSGSDDEYASLEERAVHVMTQLGVLAGSGVELAQRRRAEPHDDLMTELVNAEVDGHRLSDEELGSFMVLLGSAGNDTTKQTTTHAFKALIDHPEQRAWLLADFDNRIGGAVEEFVRWSTPVLAFARHAVVDTEVAGTEIKAGEKIALFYCSANRDETVFDRPHEFDITRDPNPHLGFGGGGAHYCLGTHVARMQLRHLFYELLTRLPEVTLGEPQYLQSTFVHGIKRMPISLA; this is translated from the coding sequence ATGACCCTGAGTTCACCTGCCAGCCCGCCCACTTCGCCGCGCCCCTACCACCGGCTCGACATCTCGGATCCAGCCTTCTGGGGCAATGACTTTCGCTCCCGCGACGAGAGCTTCGCGACGTTGCGCGGCGAACCGGGGCTGAGCTGGCACCGGCCGATACCGGCCGTATTCCCCCACGAAGAGACCGGCTACTGGGCGGCTACCCGCCACGCCGACGTCAAGTTCGTCAGCCAGCACGAGGAGCTGTTCTGTTCCAGCGAAGGCGTCAGCGTCGATCCGATGCCGGCCGAGATCCAGCGCAACATGACCTTCTTCCTGGCGATGGACCCCCCGGAGCACACCCGCTACCGCAAGCTGATCAGCTCGGGCTTCACCCCGCGCCAGGTCCGGCGCATCGAGGAGCAGATCAAGACCAACGCCCGCAGCATCGTCGACGACCTGCTCGAGCAGCTGCACACCGGCAACCAGATCGACTTCGTCGCAAGCTGTTCGGGCCAGCTGCCGATGCGCACCATCTCCGACATGATCGGCATCGATCCCGCCGACCAGCAGAAGGTGGCCTACGCCGCCGAATGTCTGTTCAGCGGCAGCGACGACGAGTACGCCTCGCTGGAGGAGCGGGCCGTGCATGTCATGACGCAGCTGGGTGTGCTGGCCGGTTCCGGCGTCGAGTTGGCGCAGCGCCGTCGCGCCGAACCGCACGATGATCTGATGACCGAACTGGTCAACGCCGAGGTCGACGGCCACCGGCTCAGCGACGAAGAGCTCGGCTCCTTCATGGTGCTGCTGGGATCGGCCGGCAACGACACCACCAAACAGACCACCACGCACGCGTTCAAGGCGCTGATTGATCACCCCGAACAGCGCGCCTGGCTGTTGGCCGACTTCGACAACCGGATCGGTGGGGCGGTCGAGGAATTCGTGCGCTGGTCGACACCGGTGCTCGCGTTCGCCCGCCACGCCGTGGTGGACACCGAAGTCGCCGGGACCGAGATCAAGGCCGGCGAGAAGATCGCACTGTTTTACTGCTCGGCCAACCGCGATGAGACGGTGTTCGACCGGCCGCACGAGTTCGACATCACCCGTGACCCCAACCCGCACCTGGGGTTCGGCGGGGGCGGCGCGCACTACTGTCTGGGCACCCACGTCGCCCGGATGCAGTTGCGCCACTTGTTCTACGAGCTGCTGACCCGGCTGCCCGAGGTCACGCTCGGCGAGCCGCAGTACCTGCAGAGCACCTTCGTGCACGGCATCAAGCGGATGCCGATCAGCCTGGCCTGA
- a CDS encoding SDR family oxidoreductase, translating into MSNAQRRVVVVGAGSGIGAATAAHFHQRGDFVLAVDVRPQQTPASQHVCCDLRDAGAIAEFTGGIGDDWDLLAHVAGVPGTAPAADVLTINYLGMRLMTEGMLPRLRPGGAVVAVASTAALGWEQRIETLNGLLDATDAESVLRWQAGQDPAFPVYTSSKQAMILYAKRLAATAHAKYGVRINTVSPGPVETPILADFEQSMGKEVLDTVRNTVGRHGVVDDIVPLIDFLGSPQAGWITGQDIAVDGGFITSITAGTPITV; encoded by the coding sequence ATGAGCAACGCTCAGCGCAGGGTGGTGGTCGTCGGCGCCGGATCGGGGATCGGCGCGGCGACGGCCGCGCACTTTCACCAGCGCGGCGATTTCGTGCTCGCCGTCGACGTGCGCCCACAGCAGACCCCGGCGTCGCAGCACGTCTGCTGCGACTTACGCGACGCCGGTGCCATCGCCGAGTTCACCGGCGGGATCGGCGACGACTGGGATCTGCTGGCCCACGTCGCCGGGGTACCCGGAACCGCACCGGCCGCCGACGTGTTGACCATCAATTACTTGGGCATGCGCCTGATGACCGAGGGCATGCTGCCGCGACTGCGCCCCGGCGGCGCGGTGGTCGCGGTGGCCTCGACGGCCGCGCTGGGCTGGGAGCAGCGCATCGAGACGCTCAACGGGCTGCTCGACGCGACCGATGCCGAGTCGGTGCTGCGCTGGCAGGCCGGCCAGGACCCGGCGTTCCCGGTGTACACCTCCTCCAAGCAGGCGATGATCCTGTACGCCAAGCGATTGGCCGCGACCGCGCACGCCAAGTACGGGGTGCGGATCAACACCGTCAGCCCGGGCCCGGTCGAGACCCCGATCCTGGCCGACTTCGAGCAGTCGATGGGCAAGGAAGTGCTCGACACCGTGCGTAACACCGTCGGCCGGCACGGCGTCGTCGACGACATCGTGCCGCTGATCGACTTCCTCGGTTCGCCGCAGGCCGGCTGGATAACCGGTCAGGACATCGCCGTCGACGGCGGCTTCATCACCTCGATCACCGCCGGCACCCCGATCACCGTCTGA
- a CDS encoding NAD(P)-dependent oxidoreductase, which yields MTDTIGFIGAGKMGEPMVLRLLDAGHRVQVYARRPEVRERLAAAGAVPVESVAAVGRESDLVISCLFSDAQLLEVATGPDGLLANVKPGTVVVSHTTGTVSTLTGLLEQFPAGPVLVDAPVSGGAHDIAAGKLTVLLGGPGDAVACAQPVLAAYADPVITTGELGTALNLKLINNVLFASNAQLVAAAVELAKNLGVPEASLFAALEHCSGGSRAAGYVQSAGGVEDFGKIVAPFMRKDVAACIEAAADRGVELGQLRTVAETGPLDLS from the coding sequence ATGACCGACACCATCGGGTTCATCGGCGCAGGCAAGATGGGCGAGCCGATGGTGCTGCGTCTGCTCGATGCCGGCCACCGCGTGCAGGTGTATGCACGCCGGCCCGAGGTGCGCGAGCGCCTGGCGGCCGCCGGTGCGGTGCCGGTGGAATCGGTCGCCGCGGTCGGCCGCGAATCCGACCTCGTGATCAGCTGCCTGTTCTCCGACGCCCAGCTGCTCGAGGTCGCCACCGGTCCCGACGGGCTGCTGGCCAACGTCAAGCCCGGCACCGTGGTGGTGTCGCACACCACCGGCACGGTGAGCACTCTGACCGGACTGCTCGAGCAGTTCCCCGCCGGGCCGGTGCTGGTGGACGCACCGGTCAGCGGCGGCGCCCACGACATCGCCGCGGGGAAGCTGACGGTCCTGCTCGGCGGCCCGGGCGACGCGGTGGCCTGCGCCCAGCCGGTGCTGGCCGCCTACGCCGACCCGGTGATCACCACCGGGGAGTTGGGCACCGCCTTGAACCTCAAACTGATCAACAACGTGCTGTTCGCGTCCAACGCGCAACTCGTCGCGGCTGCCGTCGAATTGGCGAAGAACCTCGGGGTGCCCGAAGCCAGCCTGTTCGCAGCGCTGGAGCACTGCAGCGGCGGCAGCCGGGCGGCCGGGTACGTGCAGTCGGCCGGGGGAGTCGAGGACTTCGGCAAAATCGTTGCGCCCTTTATGCGCAAAGACGTGGCCGCGTGCATCGAGGCCGCCGCGGACCGCGGTGTCGAGCTGGGGCAGCTGCGTACCGTGGCCGAAACCGGGCCGCTGGATCTGTCGTGA
- a CDS encoding aldehyde dehydrogenase family protein yields the protein MADLQNLLATQRQSFVADGPPDVDVRHGRIDRLLALVLDNTDAFVDAMAADFGTRSRAASLSTELVGMMPVIEHTRSHVKQWMRAGKLMRAARLGGLRAEVQPSPLGVVGIIGPWNFPLQLVVLPAAAAFAAGNRVMIKMSEITSRTAELMKGLTPGYFDAEELAVVTGGADVAAAFAGLPFDHLFFTGSPAVGALVQRAAAENLVPVTLELGGKNPVVVAPNADIGRSAKRIASARMVNGGQVCVCPDYVLVPERDIDSFVEVARQTLQEMFPTVVANGDYCSSVNDANFDRVLALIDDARERGARVETIAPEGESLPDRASRKIAPTIVRDVDDTMRIAEEEIFGPVLMVQGYRTVDDAIDQINARPAPLVAYWYGPDDGSFRDFVRRTRSGGVARNDFAAQMIPSAAPFGGVGRSGMGAYHGKAGFDAFSHYRTVVGSDLPFSLTGSAAPPFTPGMRFYADAMLRRARNRTHRRLKRG from the coding sequence ATCGCCGACCTGCAGAACCTGCTGGCAACGCAGCGGCAATCGTTCGTCGCCGACGGGCCGCCCGATGTGGACGTCCGGCATGGCCGCATCGACCGGTTGCTGGCCCTGGTGCTGGACAACACCGACGCCTTCGTCGACGCGATGGCCGCAGATTTCGGGACCCGGTCGCGGGCGGCGTCGCTCTCCACCGAGCTGGTCGGCATGATGCCGGTGATCGAGCACACCAGATCGCATGTCAAGCAGTGGATGCGGGCCGGAAAGCTGATGCGGGCCGCACGGCTGGGCGGGCTGCGGGCCGAAGTGCAGCCCAGCCCGCTGGGCGTGGTCGGGATCATCGGCCCGTGGAACTTCCCGCTGCAACTGGTGGTACTGCCGGCGGCGGCGGCGTTCGCCGCGGGCAACCGGGTGATGATCAAGATGTCCGAAATCACCTCGCGCACCGCCGAGTTGATGAAAGGCCTGACGCCGGGATACTTCGATGCCGAGGAACTCGCCGTCGTCACCGGCGGCGCCGACGTGGCGGCCGCGTTCGCGGGGCTGCCGTTCGACCACCTGTTCTTCACCGGGTCGCCTGCGGTGGGTGCGCTGGTGCAACGCGCGGCGGCCGAGAACCTGGTCCCGGTGACACTGGAGCTGGGTGGCAAGAACCCGGTCGTGGTCGCCCCGAACGCCGATATCGGGCGATCGGCGAAACGGATCGCGTCGGCCCGGATGGTCAACGGCGGTCAGGTCTGCGTATGCCCGGATTATGTGCTGGTGCCCGAGCGCGACATCGACTCGTTCGTCGAGGTCGCCCGGCAGACGCTGCAGGAGATGTTCCCGACCGTCGTGGCCAACGGTGACTATTGCTCGTCGGTTAACGATGCCAATTTCGACCGGGTGCTGGCCCTGATCGACGACGCCCGCGAACGCGGAGCCAGGGTGGAAACCATTGCACCGGAAGGGGAGTCGCTGCCGGATCGCGCCTCCCGCAAGATCGCCCCGACCATCGTTCGCGACGTCGACGACACGATGCGGATCGCCGAGGAGGAGATCTTCGGGCCGGTGTTGATGGTGCAGGGATACCGGACCGTCGATGACGCGATCGATCAGATCAACGCGCGTCCCGCGCCGCTGGTCGCCTACTGGTACGGCCCCGACGACGGCAGCTTCCGGGATTTCGTGCGGCGCACCCGAAGCGGTGGTGTGGCCCGCAACGACTTCGCCGCGCAGATGATCCCGTCGGCTGCCCCGTTCGGCGGTGTGGGGCGCAGCGGGATGGGCGCCTATCACGGCAAGGCCGGCTTCGACGCCTTCAGTCACTACCGAACGGTGGTCGGCTCAGACCTGCCGTTCAGCCTGACCGGGTCCGCGGCGCCGCCGTTCACACCCGGGATGCGGTTCTACGCCGATGCGATGCTGCGCAGGGCGCGCAACCGAACGCACCGGCGACTCAAGCGCGGCTAG
- a CDS encoding acyl-CoA synthetase — translation MAPLTQFTVPEVIEAVAAAIPDRDLVVQGDRRFSYAQIVERSNRLAAYLHAQGLGCHTPRSDLLGHQTGQDLLGIYAYNGNEFIETLLGSFRARVAPFNVNYRYVRNELAYLLADSGATALVYHARFAPTLAEVLPELPQLKVLIQIADDSGNALLDGAVDYETVLADSSPQPPRVQPDPDDLYVLYTGGTTGMPKGVLWRQHDIFMGSFGGRNLMTGDEVGSIDDIVGPVAENPGVKLMILPPLIHGAAQWAVMTAINTGQTLVFPSVVDHFDADDVVRTIEREKVLSVTVVGDAMARPLIAAIQRGGADVSSLMVVANGGALLTPYVKQQIVEALPGAMVIDGVGSSETGAQMRHMSTSGAVSTGTFGAGPDTCVVAEDLGSVLAPGHDGLGWLGQRGYVPLGYKGDAAKTAATFPVIDGVRYAVPGDRARHLGDGSVELLGRDSVTINSGGEKIFAEEVETAIASHPAVVDVVVAGRPSERWGQEVVAVVALADQASATSAEIIEHAGGSLARYKLPKAIVFRPQIVRSPAGKADYRWAREQAEQG, via the coding sequence GTGGCGCCGTTGACCCAATTCACCGTTCCGGAGGTCATCGAGGCGGTGGCCGCGGCGATTCCCGACCGCGACCTGGTGGTCCAAGGCGATCGGCGCTTCAGCTACGCCCAGATCGTCGAGCGGTCCAACCGGTTGGCGGCGTACCTGCATGCGCAAGGGCTGGGCTGCCACACGCCGCGGTCAGACCTGCTCGGACACCAGACCGGCCAGGACCTGTTGGGGATCTACGCCTACAACGGCAACGAGTTCATTGAGACCCTGCTGGGCAGTTTCCGGGCGCGGGTCGCGCCGTTCAACGTCAACTACCGTTACGTGCGCAACGAACTGGCCTACCTGTTGGCCGATTCCGGCGCCACCGCGTTGGTGTATCACGCCAGGTTCGCTCCCACGCTCGCCGAGGTGCTGCCCGAGCTGCCGCAACTGAAGGTGCTGATCCAGATCGCCGACGACTCCGGCAACGCCCTGCTCGACGGCGCCGTGGACTATGAGACCGTCCTGGCGGACAGCTCGCCGCAACCGCCGCGGGTGCAGCCGGACCCCGATGACCTCTACGTGCTCTACACCGGTGGCACCACAGGGATGCCCAAGGGCGTGCTGTGGCGACAGCACGACATCTTCATGGGCTCGTTCGGTGGCCGCAACCTGATGACCGGCGACGAGGTCGGCTCCATCGACGACATCGTGGGGCCGGTCGCCGAGAATCCCGGCGTCAAGCTGATGATCCTGCCGCCGCTGATCCACGGCGCCGCGCAGTGGGCGGTGATGACCGCGATCAACACCGGCCAAACCCTGGTCTTCCCTTCGGTCGTCGACCATTTCGACGCCGACGACGTGGTGCGCACCATCGAGCGGGAAAAGGTGCTGTCGGTCACCGTGGTCGGTGACGCGATGGCGCGACCGCTGATCGCGGCTATCCAGCGGGGCGGGGCCGACGTGTCGTCGCTGATGGTGGTGGCCAACGGCGGCGCGCTGTTGACCCCGTACGTCAAGCAGCAGATCGTCGAGGCGCTGCCCGGGGCGATGGTCATCGACGGGGTCGGCTCGTCGGAGACCGGCGCCCAGATGCGCCACATGTCGACGTCGGGCGCGGTCTCGACCGGGACCTTCGGCGCCGGGCCGGACACTTGCGTGGTGGCCGAGGATCTCGGTTCGGTGCTGGCACCCGGCCACGACGGTCTGGGCTGGCTGGGTCAGCGCGGCTACGTCCCGTTGGGTTACAAGGGCGACGCGGCCAAGACCGCGGCGACGTTCCCGGTGATCGACGGGGTGCGCTACGCCGTTCCCGGTGACCGGGCCCGTCATCTGGGCGACGGCTCGGTCGAGTTGCTCGGCCGGGATTCGGTGACGATCAACTCCGGCGGGGAGAAGATCTTCGCCGAGGAGGTCGAGACGGCGATCGCCTCGCACCCGGCCGTGGTCGACGTGGTGGTCGCCGGCCGGCCCAGCGAACGCTGGGGGCAGGAGGTAGTGGCCGTGGTCGCTCTGGCCGACCAGGCGTCCGCCACCTCGGCCGAGATCATCGAGCACGCCGGCGGATCGCTGGCCCGCTACAAGCTGCCCAAGGCGATCGTCTTCCGGCCGCAGATCGTGCGCAGCCCGGCCGGCAAGGCCGACTACCGGTGGGCCCGCGAGCAGGCCGAACAGGGCTAG
- a CDS encoding cysteine hydrolase yields MTAALAELVAPGHTALVTQELQGAVVGPDAGLPVLAEEARREACPNIARLLPVARAAGVQVVHCLVHRRPDGRGSNHNARLFAAGRDAVSIDPGSPGASLLPEFGPEPSDLVLSRCHGVGPMGGTDLDAVLRNLGISTIVVVGVSLNVAIPNLVMDAVNAAYRVVLPRDAVAGVPAEYGAAMIKNTLSLLATITTTEELMRTWRR; encoded by the coding sequence GTGACGGCCGCCCTGGCGGAGCTGGTGGCGCCCGGCCACACCGCGCTGGTGACTCAGGAGCTGCAGGGCGCAGTCGTCGGGCCCGATGCCGGACTGCCGGTACTCGCCGAGGAGGCCCGCCGCGAAGCGTGTCCGAACATCGCACGGCTGCTGCCGGTGGCCAGAGCAGCCGGAGTGCAGGTGGTGCACTGCCTGGTGCACCGACGGCCGGACGGACGGGGATCCAACCACAACGCGCGGCTGTTCGCCGCGGGGCGTGACGCCGTCAGCATCGATCCGGGTAGCCCCGGCGCCAGCCTGCTGCCCGAATTCGGGCCGGAGCCATCGGATCTGGTTCTGAGCCGTTGCCACGGCGTGGGGCCGATGGGCGGGACCGATCTGGATGCGGTGCTGCGCAACTTGGGGATTTCGACCATCGTGGTGGTCGGCGTCTCGCTGAACGTGGCCATTCCGAATCTGGTGATGGACGCGGTTAACGCCGCCTACCGGGTGGTGCTGCCCCGCGATGCGGTGGCCGGTGTGCCGGCCGAGTACGGGGCTGCGATGATCAAGAACACCCTGTCCCTGCTGGCGACAATCACCACCACCGAGGAGCTGATGCGCACGTGGCGCCGTTGA
- a CDS encoding aromatic ring-hydroxylating oxygenase subunit alpha, which produces MKVPFTWKVTGWFMIGWSPEFEVGKTRALHYFGEDLVAYRGESGELHVMEAHCKHLGAHLGHGGKVVEDRVECPFHGWQWGPDGCNKFIPYQPDRPNKALRLRVYPVMEQYGCAFVWHHPDGAEPGWEMPDIFGKFPQFTTGPEGYYRAYPEFSRRLADEPVHPQIVAENAADSAHFQYVHHATVTPRLLDWQMTDREWHFVAGFPDVNSDDPDQMALRFHSHLFGLGGAISIFEGVQQHRLIFTCTPVDEGCSDLFYSIWWPRIPGDDSEAPPEDIRARVEQQFLSTVEDDLGIWRYQRYVEHPALSKVDAKPFMTLRKWATQFYDVAPESAAAALP; this is translated from the coding sequence ATGAAGGTCCCGTTCACCTGGAAAGTCACCGGCTGGTTCATGATCGGCTGGTCACCCGAGTTCGAGGTCGGCAAGACCCGCGCGCTGCACTATTTCGGTGAGGATCTGGTCGCCTACCGGGGCGAGTCCGGGGAGCTGCACGTGATGGAGGCGCACTGCAAGCATCTCGGCGCCCACCTCGGCCACGGCGGCAAGGTCGTCGAAGACCGGGTGGAATGCCCGTTCCACGGCTGGCAGTGGGGACCCGACGGCTGCAACAAGTTCATCCCGTACCAGCCGGACCGGCCCAACAAGGCGTTGCGCCTTCGCGTTTATCCGGTGATGGAGCAGTACGGCTGCGCGTTTGTCTGGCATCATCCCGACGGAGCTGAGCCCGGGTGGGAGATGCCGGACATCTTCGGCAAGTTCCCGCAGTTCACCACCGGGCCCGAGGGTTACTACCGGGCGTATCCGGAGTTCTCCCGCCGACTGGCCGACGAGCCGGTTCATCCGCAGATCGTCGCCGAGAACGCCGCCGACAGCGCGCATTTCCAGTACGTGCACCACGCCACGGTGACACCGAGGCTGCTGGACTGGCAGATGACCGACCGGGAGTGGCACTTCGTCGCCGGCTTCCCCGATGTGAACAGCGACGACCCCGATCAGATGGCGCTGCGTTTCCACTCCCATCTGTTCGGCCTCGGCGGAGCGATCAGCATCTTCGAAGGCGTGCAGCAACATCGGCTGATCTTCACCTGCACCCCGGTCGACGAGGGCTGCTCGGACCTGTTCTATTCGATCTGGTGGCCACGGATTCCCGGCGATGACTCCGAGGCCCCGCCGGAGGACATCCGCGCTCGCGTCGAGCAGCAGTTCCTGTCCACCGTCGAGGACGACCTGGGTATCTGGCGTTACCAGCGCTACGTCGAGCATCCGGCGTTGTCCAAGGTCGACGCGAAACCCTTTATGACGCTGCGGAAATGGGCGACGCAGTTCTACGATGTGGCGCCGGAGTCCGCGGCGGCAGCCTTGCCGTGA
- a CDS encoding flavin-containing monooxygenase has product MAESVAAAGSSPSGAEKRYDALVIGAGFSGLYALHRLRELGVRTLVLEMAHAVGGTWLVNRYPGARCDIESIEYSYSFSEDLQQEWVWTETMPAQPEIEAYLNFVADRLDLRRDIAFHTKVVAMSFDDDAAEWTVTTEAGERFTAPFVVAASGILSVPLEPDIAGMGDFGGTSLYTSRWPAGGVDLAGKRVGVVGTGSTGVQLIPVIAREVDQLYVFQRSPAYTLPWKVRPFGPGELDALKADYAQIRAAQREHPVGAARLSAFSVLLDMLGRPPVKSASRDEQLRAIEEHGVMGALNWGDVFFDIDANRMAAQLYGEAIARIVRDPATAAALVPSHPFACKRPIIDQGYYETFNRDNVTLVDLRAEPVDTVTPTGIRTERDHYDLDVIIYATGFDAMTGALSRIDIRGRDGVLLRDVWANEGPVSYLGLQVAGFPNLFTVQGPGSPSAATNFVAALEQHVEWIGDCIAYLRANGYRTIEALPAAQTEWIDHTTSLVAPTVLVHPSCNSWYNGGNVPGKKRMYMGYTGGIPEYRRHCDEIAAAGYSGFKLG; this is encoded by the coding sequence ATGGCCGAGTCCGTTGCGGCCGCCGGGTCGTCCCCGAGCGGTGCCGAAAAGCGCTACGACGCGCTGGTTATCGGTGCCGGGTTCTCCGGGCTCTACGCCCTGCACAGGCTGCGCGAACTGGGTGTGCGCACCCTGGTATTGGAGATGGCCCACGCGGTCGGCGGGACCTGGCTGGTCAACCGGTATCCCGGTGCGCGCTGCGACATCGAGAGCATCGAATACTCCTACAGCTTTTCCGAGGACCTCCAGCAGGAGTGGGTCTGGACCGAAACCATGCCGGCCCAGCCGGAGATCGAGGCATACCTCAACTTTGTCGCCGATCGGCTCGACCTGCGTCGCGATATCGCGTTCCACACCAAGGTCGTTGCGATGAGCTTCGACGACGACGCCGCGGAGTGGACGGTCACCACCGAGGCGGGGGAGCGTTTCACCGCGCCATTCGTGGTCGCCGCATCCGGGATCCTGTCGGTGCCGCTGGAGCCCGACATCGCCGGGATGGGCGACTTCGGTGGCACCTCGCTCTACACCAGCCGTTGGCCGGCCGGTGGGGTCGACCTGGCCGGCAAGCGGGTGGGTGTCGTGGGCACCGGATCCACCGGGGTCCAGCTGATCCCGGTTATTGCCCGAGAAGTCGATCAGCTCTATGTCTTTCAGCGTTCGCCGGCCTACACCCTGCCCTGGAAGGTCCGTCCGTTCGGTCCCGGCGAATTGGATGCACTCAAGGCCGACTACGCCCAGATCCGCGCCGCGCAGCGAGAGCATCCGGTCGGTGCGGCGCGACTGTCGGCCTTCTCGGTGCTGCTGGACATGCTGGGGCGCCCGCCGGTGAAGTCGGCCTCGCGCGACGAGCAGCTCCGCGCGATCGAGGAGCACGGGGTGATGGGCGCGTTGAACTGGGGCGACGTGTTCTTCGACATCGACGCCAACCGGATGGCCGCACAACTGTACGGCGAAGCGATCGCCCGCATCGTGCGCGACCCGGCCACGGCGGCCGCGCTGGTGCCGAGCCACCCGTTCGCCTGTAAGCGCCCGATCATCGATCAGGGCTACTACGAGACGTTCAACCGTGACAACGTGACTCTGGTGGACCTGCGTGCCGAGCCGGTCGACACCGTGACGCCGACCGGGATACGGACCGAGCGGGACCACTACGACCTCGACGTGATCATCTACGCCACCGGTTTCGACGCCATGACCGGTGCGCTGAGTCGCATCGATATCCGTGGCCGTGACGGGGTGTTGCTCCGTGACGTCTGGGCAAACGAGGGGCCGGTGTCTTATCTGGGACTGCAGGTCGCCGGATTCCCGAACCTGTTCACCGTCCAGGGCCCCGGCAGTCCCAGCGCGGCAACCAATTTCGTCGCCGCTCTGGAGCAGCACGTGGAGTGGATCGGTGACTGCATCGCCTACCTGCGGGCCAACGGGTACCGCACCATCGAGGCGTTACCGGCCGCTCAGACCGAGTGGATCGACCACACCACCTCGTTGGTCGCGCCGACCGTGCTGGTTCACCCGAGCTGCAATTCCTGGTACAACGGCGGAAACGTCCCCGGCAAGAAGCGGATGTATATGGGATACACCGGAGGGATTCCGGAGTACCGCCGCCACTGCGACGAAATCGCCGCCGCCGGTTACAGCGGTTTCAAACTCGGGTGA